TGTCGAACGTGAAGCCGTCCAGGGCATGGCGGCCGAGCGAGCCGCCGAACGTCTCGGAACGCTCGTACACCGTCACCCGGTGGCCTGCCACGGCCAGCCGGGCCGCCGCCGACATCGCGCCCAACCCGGCGCCGATCACCGCAATACGTGCCATGCCAGCGACTTTAACGGCCGCTGCTGACAGCCCAGCCGTCAGGCCGGTGGTAAACGGCCGCTGGTGACAGCTCAGCCGTCAGGCCAGTGTGCAGCGGAGCCGGCCAGCCCCTTCTCCTCGCGTCGCTGCGCTCTGCGGCGCAGGAACCGGCGGATCCGGGAGGCCAGGAAGATCAGTATCACCAGGCCGAGCACCAGCAGCGTCGCGGCGACGGAGGCCGCGATCCACGGATGGAATATGGCGAAGGTGACGACCCCGGCGACGCCCAGGTCCTCGGCCGTGCTCACGGCGTTGTTGCTGAACGGCTCGGGGGAGGTGTTCACCGCCATCCTGGTGCCCGCCTTCACCAGATGGCTCATCAGTGCGGTGGATCCACCGATGACCCCCGCGGCGACCTCCGGCAGCGAGCCGCTGTCGCCCGCCAGCAGCGCTGCCACGACCGCCCCGGCGACCGGCCTGATGACGGTGTGCGCCGTGTCCCAGACCGAGTCCACGTACGGGATCTTGTCCGCCACCACCTCACACAGGAAGAGCACACCGGCCACGATCAGGACATCGGTGCGCTGCAGTGAGGCGGGCACCTCGTCGGTCACTCCGGTCGCGCCGAAGATGCCGAGCAGGAGGACCACCGCATAGGCGTTGATCCCGCTCGCCCAGCCACTTGTGAACACCAGAGGGAGTACGGACACGGGGGCGATCGTAACCAGGTGGCGTACCGGAGCGGGAGGGGGCGGGTGCGCAGGTCTGAGTACCCGTACCTAGGGGGTGAGATGAGTAGGGACGCGGATGGGCTGCGACCTGCGGGAACGGCAGAGTGGGGACCACGGAAGGGGCGCTGCGCCGGTACCGCCGGCACGGGGCGGCGGAGCGGGCGCAGCACTCTCTTCCCAACGGGGGTGCACGGCGGAGGACTCGGGACCACGGGGGAACACGGGGGTCACGGGGGAAGGTCCTCCGGCAGCACACAAGCGCCGGTCGGGCGAGGCTCGGGGGGATCGAGCCCGTCGGGCCGGCGCTCTCATGTGTTCCGGGGTGCCGGGGGAGCGGGAATCAGCGCCCGCTGACCCGTCCGCGCAGCAGCAGGGACAGCGCCGAGTGCACGTCGTCGATCGACCGCTCCGGCTGGAAGGCCTGCCAGTCCAGCGCCGCCACCAGCACCATGCCGACCAGCGCGGCAGCCGTCAGCGGGATGTCGATCTCCTCGCTGAGCTCGCCGCCCGCGACGCCCTCCCTGAGCACACCCTCGACCACGGCGACGGCCTCCTGACGGACCACCAGCAGGGTTCCCTGCCAGGCACGGTTGGTGCGCCACAGCTCGGCCACGTACAGCTGGGTGAAGGCCGGGTAGCGGTCGATGAAGACCAGACCGGCCCGGATCATGGCGTCCAGCGCCTCGACCCGGCTGCCACCGCGCTCGTCGGTCTCCTCCGCCGCCGTACGCAGCGAGGCGGTGAGCAGCCCGACACCGTGGCGCAACAGCTCCTCGAAGAGCTCGGTCTTGCTCTTGAAGTTGTAGTACACCGTGCCCTTGGCGACCCCGGCGCGCTCGGCGATCTCGTCCACCGTGGTGGCCGAGAAGCCCTTCTCGGCGATGAGGGTCACGGCCGCTTCGTAGAGCTTCTGCCGGGTGGCCTGGCGGCGTGTGGCGCTACTGCTTTCCATGCTCCTGATTCTCACAGGTCCCGGAGCGCTCACAGACTCAGCTCCGGATGCAGCCGGTCCAGCGTCCACACCTGCTTGCGGCGCGCGGAGACGGCGGTCAGCGCGAGCGCCCCGGCGGTGAAGGCGAGCAGTACCGCACAGCCCTGCCAGACCGGCCCGAGCCCACCGCCGGTGATCAGCCTGCGCAGGCCCTCGACGATGTAGCTCATCGGCAGGTACGGATGGATCGCGTTGAAGAAGCCCGGACTCGTCTGTACGGGGTACGTGCCGCCGGCCGAGGTCAGCTGGAGCATCAGCACCGCGAGGACGAGGATGCGGCCCGCCGCCCCGAAGCGGGCGTTCAGCCATTGCACGATCGCGCCGAAGCAGCAGGTGACCAGGGCCAGGAAGCCGATGGTGCCGGCGGCGTGGGCCATCTGCAGACCGAGCCCCCAGTGCAGTACGGACATCAACGCGGCCACCTGGGCCAGACCGATCGCGGCCACCGGGAGCCAGCCCGCGAGGGCGATCCGCCAGGCCGGTGCCCCGGCGGCCAGGGCGCGCCGGTTGAGCGGCTGGATCAGCATGTACGCCACCATCGCGCCGACCCAGAGGGAGAGCGGGATGAAGTAGGGGGCGAAGCCGGTGCCGTAGTTCGGGGCCGCGTGCAGCGACTGGGAGGCCAGCTGTACGGGGTCGGCCATGACCCCCGTGCGGGCGTCGCGGTCCTTCTTGTCGTAGTCGGGGATCTTGTCCACGCCGTCGGTGAGTCCCTGGGCGAGCGTCGCCGAACCGTCGCCGAGCCGGATCATGCCGCTGTCCAGGCTCGTCGCGCCCTTCTTGAGGTCGCCGACCCCGGTGTTCAGCTCGGCGGAGCCCGACTTGGCCGTGGCCAGGCCGGTGTGCAACTGGTCCGCACCCTTGGCGACCTTGTGGGCGCCGGTGTTGAGCGCGTTGACCTTCTTGACGGCGCTCTCCAGGTCCTCGTCCAGGTGCGGTGAGCGCTCGGCGAGGTCGTTCGCCTGCTTCTGCAGGGTGGCCAGTTGGGTACGCAGCTTCTTGAGGTCCCCGTTCTGGTTCTTGACCAGGACGTTCACGTCGTCGGCCACGGTCGCCACGTCGGCCGCCGCCGTCACGGCCCGCTTCAGCGGCGCGCAGACGGTGGGGTCGGGGAGCGGCTGCTCCACGCACCGGGTGCGGTGGACGTCGGCGAGGTCGTCGGAGGCCGTGTGGGCGGCGGTGGCGGCGGTGGGCGCCGCCTTCACGAGCAGGTCGAGGTTGTCCCGTACGGTCTGCGAGGAGTCGGCGACGAGCCGGGCCGTGTCGCCGATCGCCTTGCCGTTGTCCTTGAGGAACGGGCGGACGTCCGCGGCAACCCCGTTGACCTTGTCGGCGAGCAGCTGGGTGCCGTCCGCGACCTGGCGCGAGCCGGTCTCCAGATCGCCCGCGCCCTTGTTCAGCTGCACGATGCCGGTGGCCAGCCGGCTGCTGCCGGCCTTCGCGTCCTTCAGCCCGTCCGCGAGGTCCTTCGAGCCCTTCTTGGCCTTGCCGATGCCGCCCTTGAGGTCGGCGGCGCCCTTGGCGGCCTTCGCCGTCGCGTCGTGGAGATCGGAGAAGTTGATGAAGATCCGGTCGAGGAAGCTCCGTGAGGCGTTGGCCGAAGCGGCGGTGCGGACCTCGGAGAACACCGTCCGGGAGATCTGGCCGACGATGTAGTTGTTCGCGTCGTTGGTGCGCACCTGGAGCGCGCCCGTCTCGGGGGAGTCGCCGGCGCTGGAGGCGATGCGTTTGCTGAAGTCCGAGGGCATGGTCAGCGAGAGGTAGTACGTACCGTCCTCGACGCCCTTGTGTGCCTCGGCGGCGCTCACCTCGTGCCACTCGAAGACCTTGGAGTCGAGCAGCTTGCCGGTGATCTCGTCCCCGGCCGCGAGGTGCTTGCCCTCGGCGGTGGCGCCCTTGTCGTCGTTGACCAGCGCTACGGGGATGCGGTCGAGGCGCCCGTACGGGTCCCAGAAGGACCACAGGTACAGGGCGCCGTAGAGCAGCGGCAGCAGCAGGAGGGCGGCCAGCGCGGCGCGCGGCAGCTTCCCCCGGCCGAAGCGCCGGAGCTCAAGCGTGGCCAGTCTCGGCGAACGCATCGGCCGTCCCTTCGTCGGGTGCGGGGGCGGCCGGCGACGCGGGCTCCCCGGTGATGTCTGTGGGATCCGCCGCTCCGGCGGCGCCGGTACGCACGATGACGGCGTCCTCGGGAGCCTGGCTGCACACGGCCAACACGGTCGTGCCGTCGGCGGCGAGCGAGCGCAGCAGCTCCCAGGCCTCGGCGCGCTCCGAGTCGGAGAGCTTGAGGTCGGTGTCGTCCACCGCGAGGAGCCGCGGCCGGCCGATCAGCGCGAGTGCGACGGAGAGCCGCAGCGCCTCCAGCCGCTCCAGATCCCGTACGGAGGTCCGCTCGGCCTTGGGCAGGGCGGCGGGATCGAGCCCGGCCGCCTTCAGGGCGGCGTCGATCCGGGCCCGTGCCGTGGCGACACGCTCGCGGCGCGGCCGCAGCAGGGCGCGCGGCGAGCCGTCGAAGCGACGCTGCAACAGTGCGCGTTCACGCAGGTGCTCGGCGACGGTGAACGACGGGTCGAGTTCGCTGACGCCGGGCACCGGGCCCAGCGCCGCGACACGGCGTACGGCGGCGGCCCGGCGCGGCAGGCGCAGGCCCCCGGTCGTGGCCTCGCCCTCGGTGGGACGCATCCGGCCGGTGAGGGCGAGCAGCAGGCAGGTGCGGCCCGAACCGGACGGGCCCTCGACCGCGATCAGGGACCCGGGGGCGGCGCTGAACGTCACGTCCCGGAATGCCCATCCGCGCGGCCCCTTGAGGCCGAGACCCTCGGCTGTGACAGCTGCCCCGTGCGGGCTGTCCAGGCTGTCCACTGACCCTCCCCGTCGTCTTCCGTCGTCTTCTGTATCGAATCTTTTGCACTGACCAGTCAGTGCAAAAAGGTAGCCCGAACTTGCGATCGAGGCAAAAGCCCAGGTCAGAGACGGATTCGGGTCGATTGTCAGTGGGGGCCGTCACGA
This genomic interval from Streptomyces sp. NBC_00464 contains the following:
- a CDS encoding DUF4126 domain-containing protein: MSVLPLVFTSGWASGINAYAVVLLLGIFGATGVTDEVPASLQRTDVLIVAGVLFLCEVVADKIPYVDSVWDTAHTVIRPVAGAVVAALLAGDSGSLPEVAAGVIGGSTALMSHLVKAGTRMAVNTSPEPFSNNAVSTAEDLGVAGVVTFAIFHPWIAASVAATLLVLGLVILIFLASRIRRFLRRRAQRREEKGLAGSAAHWPDG
- a CDS encoding ATP-binding cassette domain-containing protein, which gives rise to MDSPHGAAVTAEGLGLKGPRGWAFRDVTFSAAPGSLIAVEGPSGSGRTCLLLALTGRMRPTEGEATTGGLRLPRRAAAVRRVAALGPVPGVSELDPSFTVAEHLRERALLQRRFDGSPRALLRPRRERVATARARIDAALKAAGLDPAALPKAERTSVRDLERLEALRLSVALALIGRPRLLAVDDTDLKLSDSERAEAWELLRSLAADGTTVLAVCSQAPEDAVIVRTGAAGAADPTDITGEPASPAAPAPDEGTADAFAETGHA
- a CDS encoding TetR/AcrR family transcriptional regulator, which gives rise to MESSSATRRQATRQKLYEAAVTLIAEKGFSATTVDEIAERAGVAKGTVYYNFKSKTELFEELLRHGVGLLTASLRTAAEETDERGGSRVEALDAMIRAGLVFIDRYPAFTQLYVAELWRTNRAWQGTLLVVRQEAVAVVEGVLREGVAGGELSEEIDIPLTAAALVGMVLVAALDWQAFQPERSIDDVHSALSLLLRGRVSGR
- a CDS encoding YhgE/Pip domain-containing protein, whose product is MRSPRLATLELRRFGRGKLPRAALAALLLLPLLYGALYLWSFWDPYGRLDRIPVALVNDDKGATAEGKHLAAGDEITGKLLDSKVFEWHEVSAAEAHKGVEDGTYYLSLTMPSDFSKRIASSAGDSPETGALQVRTNDANNYIVGQISRTVFSEVRTAASANASRSFLDRIFINFSDLHDATAKAAKGAADLKGGIGKAKKGSKDLADGLKDAKAGSSRLATGIVQLNKGAGDLETGSRQVADGTQLLADKVNGVAADVRPFLKDNGKAIGDTARLVADSSQTVRDNLDLLVKAAPTAATAAHTASDDLADVHRTRCVEQPLPDPTVCAPLKRAVTAAADVATVADDVNVLVKNQNGDLKKLRTQLATLQKQANDLAERSPHLDEDLESAVKKVNALNTGAHKVAKGADQLHTGLATAKSGSAELNTGVGDLKKGATSLDSGMIRLGDGSATLAQGLTDGVDKIPDYDKKDRDARTGVMADPVQLASQSLHAAPNYGTGFAPYFIPLSLWVGAMVAYMLIQPLNRRALAAGAPAWRIALAGWLPVAAIGLAQVAALMSVLHWGLGLQMAHAAGTIGFLALVTCCFGAIVQWLNARFGAAGRILVLAVLMLQLTSAGGTYPVQTSPGFFNAIHPYLPMSYIVEGLRRLITGGGLGPVWQGCAVLLAFTAGALALTAVSARRKQVWTLDRLHPELSL